TAAGCTCATCAATCTCCTTGAGCAAAACAAAGATTGCCCTAGTGTAGTTGCTTATGCCAAAACTGAACCTAATATGCTTTATAAAGATAGAGAATATGTGAGCTTTGACAAGAAAACAAGATTTGATATTTATGAACAAATTAGCGTATATAAACATTCTTTGAGCGTTGCTAGACTTATCTTAGAACTTATCAAACAAGCTAATATGAGCAAAAAGGACTTTATAGGCAAGGCTATCATTGTGGCTTTAGCTCACGATATAGGTAAAATCAAAAAATATGAGATGAAAGGCTTTGGCGAAAATGGCAAGAGAGTTAATTTTAAAGAATTTAGCGAACAGCCCCATCAAAATCTTTCTTCAATTATTTTATATGATAGTTTTACTGATTGTCCTGATTTAAAGGAAATCGCTGAAGTGGTGCAAAGACATCATAGCGGAGCTTTGAGTAAAGATGAAGTATTGCTTAAATTTTTAATTGATGCGGATAAAGGCACAAGAGATATAGAACTTGATTTATATAGAAAAGGCGAAGAAATTTGTGATTTAAAAGCCAAAACAATATCTGCAAACACCATAAGCAAGCCAAAAGAAAACAAGATCATACCAAAACAAGAACCTATCCAAAGAGAAATGATCGAACCCAAAAACCTTGTAAAATTAGAAAATATATTCAATGAGTCTATATACACAAGCTCAAAACCAAACCTAGCTCTTTTAAAACTTGATTTAGGCAACAAACTTGAAAATAAAGAATTTGAAAGTCTTAACTCTATTTTGAAAAAAGAACTTCAAATAGATGAGCTTAATTTTTGCACCCACGCTCAAGGACTATATCTTGTTTTTATGCAAAAAGATAGAAGCAAGGTGTTTAATCTAGCATACGATATAAGCCAAAGATTAAATTTAAGCGAGTTCAAAACTTACCATATAGGCTTAATAATGTCAAGAGACAGCTTAAATTATGAAGACTGCTTGGAAAAAGTAGAACTTGCACTCAACAAAGCTAAACAGAAAAAAAGCATTATTGTAGATTTTAGGGATATTAAGGGCGATCTTAAAGATAGTGAAAAAATTTCACTAAGTGATGTAAAGCAAGAAGAAGCAACAATAGAACTTAACGAAAAACAAAAGGAGAAAATTTTGGATATGGATTTTGAAGATGTATTTGAAAGTTTTGAAAATAAGGTTAAGGAAGTAAAACCAAACAATCCTATCAAAGAGCAAGCTTTTGATATAGAAAGCATAGAAAGAATTTTCTTAGAGACTTTGAGGACAAAAATCAACACTATGGAAAAAAGGAGTTTTAAAATAGCTAGCATTTCTTATAAAAAATTTGTGCTTTTTACCAAAACCTGCCTTATGCAAACTCTTAAAGAAATTCTTAAAAACGATGAAAATTTGGAACAAAAAATACATTATCTTATTAGATATTATCGCTATCACGAAGATGAAAATAAACGACTCATTTGGTTTGTAGGCGTTGATAATGGGTATTATGAATCAATGTATTATATTAAAAACCCTAATGAAGAGTTAAAAACATTTGCTTGTGTGCCTTTTGAAGCAAAGATGACTTTCAACCTAAGCATAAAAGAACTTGAGAGTATGAAAAAATCTAGTGAAGTATCATCATATAGCATTTTAGAATACAACATAAAAAAGGATACCAATGAAAAATAGACGGACACAAATTCTTAGAAAAAAGAATAGTAGGATTATAGTATCAAGAACGAAAGAGGCGGATATGATCTTAGATTTGGCTCAAAAAACTGATGAAATTTTCTTTAAATTACGCAACCTAGCAGGCATAGAACTTGAATATGAACAAGTCGATACTATGCTTGAAGCTTGGGAAAAAATAATGGTAAAAACTTCTGAAGCTTTAAGAAGTATATCTTCTCGCTTAGATTTAGAATATATAGAACCAAGCCTAATAAGCATTAGTAAAGAAAAAATCAAATAACGACAAAATTCAAAGGATAAACAATGAAAATTAATCAAATCTTAAGATTGATGAATAAAACGCCAAAGCAACTTTTTCTTGTGCTTATTTTAGGTATTGTATCAGCCTATACATTATCATTAAACCAGCAAAAAGCACAAGAAAGTGTTATTCAAGGCATAGTTATCAAAGTTATAGATGGCGATACTATAGATGTGCTTGATTTAAACCAAACAAAACATAGAATTAGACTATATGGTATAGACGCTCCTGAAAAGAAGCAAAGCTATGGTAATAAAGCAAGAGAATTTTTAGCTTCGCTTATCGCAGGTAAAGAAGTAAAAGTGCTTATCAAAGATAAAGACAAATATCAAAGAAATATAGGCTTAATTCTTTTAGATGGTATGGACATAAACAAAGAAATGGTAAAAAATGGCTATGCGTGGGCTTATATTGAATACAGCAAAGATTATGCCACAGAAGAAGTTGATGCTAAAACTTTTAAATTGGGACTATGGGCTGATAAAAATTCTATAAAGCCTAGTGAATTTAGAAAAATTCATAGATGAGAAAAATCAGCACCAATAGTATTATTTAACTGTTTTAGAAAGCAAAATAATATTACAATTTCCAAAGTGGCTAAAAAGCAAATATCAAAGGAGTATAAAACAAAATCATATTTTATGCTCCTAACAGTTTGCCTTACTTACCAATATCTGCAAAACCAAACATCATCTTTCCGTGTGAAACTCCTTGCCCTTTTTTTGTATCCGAAGCTTCATTATATATTTGTGTTTTAACAGGACTAGCAGCTGTTTTAGAGCTTATTTGAATAGCTTTTTCAGCTTTTAAAATCTTATCTCTAGCCATTTCTTCTTTAGTTCTTCTCTTTCTTTTTGGCTTTGTAATACCATCAAAATGAAAACTGATAGAGGGATTTTTAGAGGCAAACTCAAGTATCGCCTGTTCTATAAAAGTTCCA
This is a stretch of genomic DNA from Campylobacter sp. MIT 12-8780. It encodes these proteins:
- a CDS encoding HD domain-containing protein, coding for MLDLIESTMNYIYKHSLIRSVSFYIFVSLIIFFSFIFVLLIFNTEIFSLSAFFDINTYWFLMQKYKDIIAIFLMVEQVGLISIILWQDRKLQIGKKANTQVHIEEIAHLWTKYNTQNYKNNSEKTIYNKDQNIANINESLLSVAHFNEMPSLLFINETLKPYVKKISSGHLKTIIKLINLLEQNKDCPSVVAYAKTEPNMLYKDREYVSFDKKTRFDIYEQISVYKHSLSVARLILELIKQANMSKKDFIGKAIIVALAHDIGKIKKYEMKGFGENGKRVNFKEFSEQPHQNLSSIILYDSFTDCPDLKEIAEVVQRHHSGALSKDEVLLKFLIDADKGTRDIELDLYRKGEEICDLKAKTISANTISKPKENKIIPKQEPIQREMIEPKNLVKLENIFNESIYTSSKPNLALLKLDLGNKLENKEFESLNSILKKELQIDELNFCTHAQGLYLVFMQKDRSKVFNLAYDISQRLNLSEFKTYHIGLIMSRDSLNYEDCLEKVELALNKAKQKKSIIVDFRDIKGDLKDSEKISLSDVKQEEATIELNEKQKEKILDMDFEDVFESFENKVKEVKPNNPIKEQAFDIESIERIFLETLRTKINTMEKRSFKIASISYKKFVLFTKTCLMQTLKEILKNDENLEQKIHYLIRYYRYHEDENKRLIWFVGVDNGYYESMYYIKNPNEELKTFACVPFEAKMTFNLSIKELESMKKSSEVSSYSILEYNIKKDTNEK
- a CDS encoding thermonuclease family protein, with the protein product MKINQILRLMNKTPKQLFLVLILGIVSAYTLSLNQQKAQESVIQGIVIKVIDGDTIDVLDLNQTKHRIRLYGIDAPEKKQSYGNKAREFLASLIAGKEVKVLIKDKDKYQRNIGLILLDGMDINKEMVKNGYAWAYIEYSKDYATEEVDAKTFKLGLWADKNSIKPSEFRKIHR